A single region of the Chitinophaga niabensis genome encodes:
- a CDS encoding GntR family transcriptional regulator, translated as MEFNNTQAIYLQIADYVCDQVQLQHWPPEGKVPSVRELAVSLEVNPNTIMRSYEYLQQQGIIYTRRGLGYYVSEDALRKVIALRKEQFLQEELPQFFRKMFLLGIELDELKARFEKFKTRQAKA; from the coding sequence ATGGAATTCAATAATACACAGGCCATCTACCTGCAGATTGCAGATTACGTTTGCGACCAGGTGCAATTGCAGCATTGGCCGCCAGAAGGGAAGGTACCTTCTGTCCGTGAGCTGGCAGTGAGCCTGGAAGTAAATCCCAATACCATTATGCGGTCTTACGAGTACTTACAGCAGCAAGGTATTATCTATACCCGCCGGGGCTTAGGATACTATGTAAGTGAGGATGCGCTCCGCAAGGTGATTGCATTACGTAAAGAACAATTCCTGCAGGAAGAGTTGCCGCAGTTCTTCCGCAAGATGTTCCTGCTGGGCATTGAGCTGGATGAGCTGAAGGCCCGCTTTGAGAAATTCAAAACCCGCCAGGCTAAAGCCTGA
- a CDS encoding M20 metallopeptidase family protein, protein MKNRIQSLARQYAPDLIACRHHLHSHPELSFQEYETSKFIQAKLDEYGIPYTAGIAGTGVVALIEGKNPSKKIIALRGDIDALPIEEANDVPYKSKNPGVMHACGHDVHTTVVLGAARILQQLKDEFEGTVKILFQPGEEKHPGGASLMIKDGALENPKPQAILGLHVLPAMETGKLGFRAGKYMASADEIYITVKGKGGHAAAPHLTADTILIASNLVVSLQQIISRNNDPFSPSVLSICAFNGGFTTNVIPSEVKLMGTFRAMDETWRFKAHELIRKQATELVHAMGAEIEIDILVGYPTLYNNEAVTATARTLAEEYMGVENVVDTELRMGAEDFSFYSQVIPACFFRLGTGNKARGITAGVHTPIFDIDENALEIGSGTMAYLATQF, encoded by the coding sequence ATGAAGAATCGGATACAATCGCTGGCCAGGCAATATGCGCCTGACCTGATAGCCTGCAGGCATCACCTTCACTCCCATCCCGAACTGTCTTTCCAGGAATATGAAACATCTAAGTTCATCCAGGCCAAACTGGATGAATATGGCATCCCTTACACAGCAGGCATAGCCGGAACAGGAGTGGTAGCCCTGATCGAAGGAAAGAACCCTTCCAAAAAGATCATTGCTTTAAGAGGCGATATTGATGCACTGCCCATTGAAGAAGCAAACGATGTACCCTATAAATCAAAGAATCCCGGCGTAATGCATGCCTGTGGCCACGATGTGCATACAACAGTAGTACTCGGCGCCGCACGTATATTACAACAGCTGAAAGATGAATTTGAGGGTACCGTGAAAATATTATTCCAGCCAGGGGAAGAAAAACATCCTGGCGGTGCCAGCCTTATGATCAAAGATGGCGCCCTGGAAAACCCTAAACCACAGGCTATCCTGGGTTTACATGTACTGCCTGCCATGGAAACCGGCAAACTGGGATTCCGCGCAGGGAAATACATGGCCAGTGCAGATGAGATCTATATCACGGTGAAAGGTAAAGGCGGCCACGCCGCTGCACCACATCTCACAGCAGATACCATCCTCATTGCTTCCAACCTGGTGGTGAGCCTGCAACAGATCATCAGCAGGAATAATGATCCTTTCTCTCCCTCCGTATTGTCCATCTGTGCTTTCAATGGCGGATTCACCACCAATGTGATCCCCAGCGAAGTTAAACTGATGGGTACCTTCCGGGCAATGGATGAAACATGGCGCTTCAAAGCCCATGAGTTGATCCGCAAACAGGCTACGGAACTGGTACACGCTATGGGAGCTGAAATAGAGATCGATATCCTCGTAGGATATCCTACGCTCTATAACAACGAAGCCGTTACCGCTACTGCACGCACCCTGGCAGAAGAATACATGGGCGTGGAAAATGTAGTGGATACAGAACTGCGAATGGGTGCAGAAGATTTTTCCTTCTATTCCCAGGTGATCCCTGCCTGTTTCTTCAGGTTAGGCACCGGCAATAAAGCACGCGGCATCACAGCCGGTGTACATACCCCCATATTTGACATTGATGAAAATGCATTGGAGATAGGAAGCGGCACAATGGCTTACCTCGCTACCCAATTCTGA
- a CDS encoding SPOR domain-containing protein — MLYRTGCLFLLMLAAVTVRAQDSANAGSIKVSKDSRIDVLIKKQIYINTLAIRNQPGFRVQVFSSNKRNDANEAKAKVMQLFPEYRTYLDFQAPYFKVRIGDFKSREEASELRDKLSTQFSGGVFVVPAIINVSPEKELE; from the coding sequence ATGCTCTATAGAACAGGCTGTTTATTTCTTTTGATGCTCGCCGCGGTTACCGTACGGGCACAGGATAGCGCCAATGCAGGAAGCATTAAAGTATCAAAGGACAGCCGCATAGACGTGCTGATCAAAAAACAGATCTATATTAATACCCTCGCCATCCGAAACCAACCCGGGTTCCGCGTACAGGTATTTTCCAGCAACAAACGGAACGATGCCAATGAGGCCAAAGCCAAAGTGATGCAGCTGTTCCCTGAATACCGCACTTACCTGGACTTCCAGGCACCCTATTTCAAAGTACGCATAGGGGATTTCAAATCCCGTGAAGAAGCATCCGAACTAAGGGATAAATTATCTACCCAGTTTTCAGGAGGCGTATTTGTAGTACCGGCTATCATCAACGTGTCACCGGAAAAAGAATTAGAATGA
- the deoC gene encoding deoxyribose-phosphate aldolase, with translation MKLNRYIDHTVLKPTTTLEDIKKLCMEAVEYDFAAVCVPPPFVKLAKTFVGNTTTKVATVIGFPFGYSAIEAKVAESVLSIIDEADELDMVANILAIRNGDWGYVEKEIGTIMPLVRNKQKVIKVIIESGILLEEEIIRCCELYAKYGVDFVKTSTGYAEKGASVEAVALMRKHLPANIQIKASGGIRTFAFAQELITAGATRIGASASVEIMKQAH, from the coding sequence ATGAAATTAAACCGCTACATAGACCATACGGTATTGAAACCTACTACCACCCTGGAGGACATTAAAAAACTCTGCATGGAAGCTGTAGAATACGATTTTGCAGCTGTTTGCGTTCCCCCTCCTTTCGTTAAACTCGCTAAAACATTCGTAGGCAACACCACCACCAAAGTGGCCACCGTAATAGGTTTTCCTTTCGGTTATTCCGCCATTGAGGCAAAAGTGGCCGAAAGCGTATTATCTATTATTGACGAAGCAGACGAGCTGGATATGGTGGCCAATATCCTGGCTATCCGTAATGGGGACTGGGGTTACGTGGAAAAAGAGATCGGCACTATTATGCCCCTGGTCCGTAATAAGCAGAAAGTGATCAAGGTGATTATTGAAAGTGGCATATTATTGGAGGAAGAGATCATTAGATGCTGCGAATTATATGCAAAATACGGGGTGGACTTCGTTAAAACGTCCACCGGGTATGCTGAAAAAGGGGCCAGTGTGGAAGCCGTGGCATTAATGCGTAAACATTTACCTGCGAATATTCAAATAAAGGCTTCGGGAGGGATTCGTACCTTTGCCTTTGCGCAGGAACTGATAACTGCCGGCGCCACCCGTATCGGGGCCAGCGCCAGTGTGGAGATCATGAAACAGGCACATTAA
- the secA gene encoding preprotein translocase subunit SecA — protein sequence MLGFLTKLFGGNKSDRDIKLIVPVVKQINEEYDRLSQLNIDELRAKTQDFRARIKAHLAETDKEIAAKKAAAESEEDVNTKDITYSEIDKLIKERDKKIEEVLKQILPEAFAVVKETARRLKEANGAITAKATDLDRQLAVKKDYVTIEGDKVTWKNAWIAGGTEVTWNMVHYDVQLIGGNVLHSGKIAEMATGEGKTLVSTLPAYLNALAGEGVHIVTVNDYLARRDSEWNGPLFEFLGITVDCIDKHQPHSAERRAAYQADITYGTNNEFGFDYLRDNMVHSPEEMVQRKHHFAMVDEVDSVLIDDARTPLIISGPIPRGDEQEFHALKPRIQRLVEEQRKVVNASLIEAKKLIAEGKDDPKTGGLALMRAWRGLPKNSATIKYLSEPGIKVLQQKAENYYIADQQREMPKVDEGLYFHIEEKNNSVDLTEKGIALITGAGEDPNFFLMPDVGSEIAELEKLELSAEERLQRKDQLLQDFAIKSERIHSVQQLLKAYTLFDKDVEYVVMDGKVKIVDEQTGRILDGRRYSDGLHQAIEAKENVKVEAATQTFATITLQNYFRMYHKLAGMTGTATTEAGEFWEIYKLDVVTIPTNLPITRKDAEDLVYKTKRDKYKAVIEEIKGLQNAGRPVLVGTTSVEVSELLGKMLTFEKIPHNVLNAKQHAREAQIVAEAGLAGAVTIATNMAGRGTDIKLGPGVKEAGGLAIIGTERHESRRVDRQLRGRAGRQGDPGTSQFFVSLEDDLMRMFGSDRIASLMDRMGYKEGEVIQHSMITRSIERAQKKVEENNFGIRKRLLEYDDVMNKQRTVIYSKRNHALLGERLSIDIDNAFYEVAENLVNTHRETGDYETFKLDVILNFAVDTSITQDELAKGNVQEIAEKLYSEATSNYHRRTTEVMHGTLPVIKKIYEEQGQHIENISIPFTDGKKGINVLAPLKKVVETQGRETVAALERSITLALIDDAWKEHLRAMDDLKQSVQSAVYEQKDPLLIYKFEAFQLFKQMSAENSKEIVAFLCKAGIPGSQGEDEITEGHEQKTDMSRMRASHQEFENGGGGQPQRREQEYAPAEEQHRPEPVRVGPKVGRNDPCPCGSGKKYKACHGKDA from the coding sequence ATGCTAGGTTTTTTAACAAAGCTTTTTGGTGGAAACAAGTCTGATCGGGATATCAAACTGATCGTTCCCGTAGTGAAGCAGATCAACGAGGAGTACGATAGACTTTCCCAGCTTAACATTGATGAACTGCGCGCAAAAACGCAGGATTTCCGCGCCCGTATTAAAGCTCACCTGGCCGAAACGGATAAAGAGATTGCCGCTAAAAAAGCTGCTGCTGAAAGTGAGGAGGATGTAAATACAAAAGATATCACCTATAGCGAAATAGATAAACTGATCAAGGAAAGAGATAAAAAGATCGAAGAGGTCCTCAAACAAATCCTTCCTGAAGCGTTTGCCGTTGTAAAAGAAACTGCCCGCCGCCTGAAAGAGGCCAACGGTGCCATCACTGCCAAAGCCACTGACCTCGACCGCCAGCTGGCTGTAAAAAAGGACTATGTGACCATTGAAGGTGACAAAGTGACCTGGAAAAACGCCTGGATTGCCGGCGGAACTGAAGTGACCTGGAACATGGTACACTATGATGTACAGCTGATAGGTGGTAATGTACTGCACTCCGGTAAAATTGCCGAAATGGCCACAGGTGAAGGTAAAACCCTCGTTTCTACCCTCCCCGCTTACCTGAATGCCCTCGCCGGTGAAGGTGTTCACATTGTTACCGTGAACGATTACCTCGCCCGCCGTGACTCTGAGTGGAACGGCCCCCTCTTTGAGTTCCTCGGTATCACCGTTGATTGTATAGATAAACACCAGCCACATTCTGCTGAACGCCGCGCGGCCTACCAGGCAGATATCACCTACGGTACCAATAACGAATTCGGTTTTGACTACCTCCGCGATAACATGGTACACAGCCCTGAGGAAATGGTGCAACGCAAACACCATTTTGCCATGGTGGATGAGGTGGATAGCGTATTAATTGACGATGCGCGTACCCCATTGATCATTTCCGGTCCTATCCCCCGTGGGGATGAACAGGAATTCCATGCTTTGAAACCACGCATCCAACGCCTGGTGGAAGAACAAAGGAAAGTGGTGAATGCCAGCCTGATAGAAGCTAAGAAACTCATCGCTGAAGGTAAAGACGATCCTAAGACCGGTGGTCTTGCCCTGATGCGTGCCTGGCGCGGTCTTCCCAAGAACAGCGCAACCATCAAATATTTAAGTGAGCCCGGTATCAAAGTGCTGCAACAAAAAGCAGAGAACTATTATATCGCGGACCAACAACGGGAAATGCCCAAAGTGGATGAAGGACTCTACTTCCACATTGAAGAAAAGAACAACAGTGTAGACCTTACCGAAAAAGGGATTGCCCTCATCACCGGTGCCGGAGAAGATCCAAACTTCTTCCTCATGCCTGATGTTGGCTCTGAAATAGCAGAACTGGAAAAGCTGGAACTCTCCGCAGAAGAAAGACTGCAAAGGAAAGATCAGCTGTTGCAGGACTTCGCCATCAAATCTGAACGTATCCACTCCGTACAACAATTACTGAAAGCCTACACTTTATTTGATAAAGACGTAGAGTATGTGGTAATGGACGGAAAAGTGAAGATCGTAGATGAACAGACAGGCCGTATCCTGGATGGCCGCCGTTATTCAGACGGTTTGCACCAGGCCATCGAAGCCAAGGAAAATGTAAAGGTGGAAGCCGCTACACAAACCTTCGCTACCATCACCCTGCAGAACTACTTCCGGATGTATCACAAGCTGGCCGGTATGACCGGTACTGCTACAACAGAAGCCGGCGAGTTCTGGGAGATCTACAAACTGGATGTAGTGACCATCCCCACCAACCTCCCCATTACACGTAAAGATGCGGAAGACCTCGTGTATAAGACCAAAAGAGACAAATACAAAGCTGTTATAGAAGAGATCAAAGGTTTACAAAATGCAGGACGCCCCGTACTCGTAGGTACTACCTCCGTGGAAGTATCTGAGCTGCTGGGTAAAATGCTCACCTTCGAAAAGATCCCTCACAATGTATTGAACGCCAAACAGCACGCACGGGAAGCACAGATCGTTGCAGAAGCTGGTTTGGCCGGAGCTGTGACCATCGCTACCAACATGGCCGGTCGTGGTACAGACATTAAGCTCGGGCCTGGTGTAAAAGAAGCCGGCGGTTTGGCCATCATTGGTACAGAACGTCACGAAAGCCGTCGTGTTGACCGTCAGTTACGTGGTCGTGCAGGCCGCCAGGGAGATCCCGGTACTTCTCAATTCTTTGTATCACTGGAAGATGACCTGATGCGTATGTTCGGTTCAGACCGTATCGCTTCGCTGATGGACAGAATGGGCTATAAAGAAGGAGAAGTGATCCAGCACAGCATGATCACCCGTTCTATTGAAAGAGCACAGAAGAAGGTAGAAGAAAATAACTTCGGCATCCGGAAACGCCTCCTGGAATATGATGACGTGATGAACAAGCAACGTACCGTGATCTATTCCAAACGTAACCACGCCCTTTTAGGAGAAAGATTGTCCATCGACATCGATAATGCTTTCTATGAAGTAGCAGAGAACCTGGTGAACACCCATCGTGAAACCGGCGACTACGAAACATTTAAGCTGGATGTGATCCTGAACTTTGCAGTAGATACCTCCATTACACAGGACGAACTGGCTAAAGGCAATGTTCAGGAAATTGCTGAGAAGCTCTACTCAGAAGCTACCAGCAACTATCACCGCAGAACAACAGAAGTGATGCATGGCACCCTCCCCGTGATCAAAAAGATCTACGAGGAACAAGGCCAGCACATCGAAAATATCTCCATTCCGTTCACAGATGGTAAAAAAGGCATCAACGTGCTGGCACCACTGAAGAAAGTAGTGGAAACACAAGGCCGCGAAACCGTAGCAGCCCTGGAACGCAGCATTACACTGGCATTGATAGACGACGCCTGGAAGGAACACCTCCGTGCGATGGATGATCTGAAACAATCAGTACAAAGTGCCGTATACGAACAAAAAGATCCCTTGCTGATCTACAAGTTCGAAGCCTTCCAGTTGTTCAAACAAATGAGCGCCGAAAACAGTAAAGAGATCGTAGCCTTCCTTTGTAAAGCTGGTATCCCCGGCAGCCAGGGAGAAGATGAGATCACTGAAGGCCATGAGCAAAAAACCGATATGAGCCGCATGCGCGCTTCACACCAGGAGTTTGAAAATGGTGGCGGCGGACAGCCGCAGCGCCGTGAACAGGAGTATGCACCCGCAGAAGAACAACACCGTCCGGAACCGGTACGTGTTGGACCTAAAGTAGGCCGTAACGATCCTTGCCCATGCGGTAGCGGTAAAAAGTACAAAGCCTGCCACGGTAAAGACGCTTAA